In a genomic window of Amphiprion ocellaris isolate individual 3 ecotype Okinawa chromosome 13, ASM2253959v1, whole genome shotgun sequence:
- the cetn4 gene encoding uncharacterized protein cetn4, translated as MASGYRKPATSASQRKKPPSKVELTEEQKQEIKEAFDLFDTDGTGTIDVKELKVAMRALGFEPKKEEIRKMVADIDKEGSGTIDFRDFLNIMTQKMGEKDSKEEIMKAFRLFDDDCTGKISFKNLKRVAKELGENLTDDELQEMIDEADRDGDGEVNEQEFLRIMKKTNLY; from the exons ATG gcTTCAGGTTACCGGAAACCAGCGACCTCGGCTAGCCAAAGGAAAAAGCCACCTTCCAAAGTCGAACTGACTGAGGAGCAAAAGCAAGAAATTAAGGAGGCTTTTGACCTTTTTGACACAGACGGTACAGGAACCATAGACGTAAAAGAACTAAAG GTTGCCATGAGAGCTCTTGGGTTTGAACcaaagaaagaagaaatcaGGAAGATGGTTGCAGACATTGATAAAGAAGGCTCTGGAACTATTGACTTCAGAGACTTTCTCAATATTATGACACAGAAAATG GGTGAAAAGGACTCCAAAGAAGAGATAATGAAGGCTTTTCGGCTGTTCGATGATGACTGCACAGGGAAAATCTCATTCAAAAATCTCAAGAGAGTCGCCAAAGAGCTGGGTGAAAACCTCACAGATGATGAGCTGCAG GAAATGATTGACGAAGCAGACCGCGACGGAGACGGCGAGGTGAACGAGCAGGAGTTCTTGCGGATCATGAAGAAGACTAACCTTTATTGA